One genomic segment of Pseudobdellovibrionaceae bacterium includes these proteins:
- the pepN gene encoding aminopeptidase N: MTQTERQKTYLKDYTAPTFQIPSTHLAFDFRSENGNDFCRVTSTLKLQRRPGTEGDLWLDGEELVLEDIKLNGAALAASAYVREDKGLKLLNPPSEFTLQTTVKLEPKKNTALEGLYGSGAVALTQCEPQGFRRITYYLDRPDVMSSFEVTIEADKATMPVLLSNGDCVERKDLGGGRHFTKWVDPFKKPCYLFALVAGPLAVLKDTYTTGSGKKVALEIYTNEANIPRCGFAMESLKRAMKWDEERFGLEYDLSTYMIVSTDDFNAGAMENKGLNIFNSRLVLADPKSATDYNYHMIEAVVGHEYFHNWTGNRVTLRDWFHLSLKEGLTVFRDQEFSMDMVSRDLVRIDSVIDLRESQFAEDDGPNAHPIRPESCYAVDNFFTSTIYEKGSEVIRMMQTMVGRPGFRQGMDLYFKRHDGQAVIIEDFAAAISDANKQDWSQFKRWYSQAGTPRVKVTENFQGDTYTLTLEQSCPSTPGQTEKLPFHIPLIVGLVTRDGKDLELTHPSLKKNTEGKTLIHLMEPKQTFEFKGLKEKPLLSLNREFSAPIVLEWNPPVEELFALYKMDNDAFNRFEAGQKLQQLEIAKFIDAAKSKSTAALDPRLIEAQIAILNDARLDNALKKKMVERPSLASLAQSLPGFDSAAWKTGIDAFRRAQGQALATVARDIYTKLHGKSDGVLTPEARGERALKNWALGQLCNAGEGHALAEKQFRETSMMVDQEIAFALLMEAPEAKAREIASNFYDQWNSDSLVMNKWWSLQAQTEAPWTFARVQELLKHPAFNMKNPNSVYALLGRFSDNLIEFHAKGGETYRFFAQELKKIDALNPQVAARLSGAFDFCPRVSPALQAEAKKALDGLLADKLSPNAFEILSNARKALGA, encoded by the coding sequence ATGACACAGACTGAGCGCCAGAAAACTTACCTCAAAGATTATACCGCCCCGACCTTCCAGATCCCGTCGACGCATCTGGCGTTCGACTTCCGATCCGAGAACGGGAACGACTTTTGTCGAGTCACCTCCACGCTGAAACTTCAACGCCGTCCCGGAACCGAGGGCGATCTATGGCTCGACGGCGAAGAGCTCGTCCTTGAAGACATCAAGCTGAACGGTGCCGCGCTCGCCGCCTCGGCCTACGTTCGCGAGGACAAGGGGCTGAAACTTCTGAATCCGCCGTCGGAGTTCACACTGCAAACCACGGTGAAACTCGAGCCCAAAAAGAATACGGCGCTCGAAGGTCTTTACGGCTCGGGCGCGGTCGCGCTCACGCAGTGCGAACCCCAAGGCTTTCGTCGGATCACCTACTACCTCGATCGTCCCGACGTGATGAGTTCGTTCGAAGTCACCATCGAAGCCGACAAGGCGACGATGCCGGTGCTGCTTTCGAACGGCGACTGCGTGGAAAGAAAAGATCTGGGCGGCGGCCGCCACTTCACGAAGTGGGTCGACCCCTTCAAGAAGCCCTGCTATCTGTTCGCGCTGGTGGCGGGACCTTTGGCGGTCCTGAAAGACACCTACACCACGGGCTCGGGCAAAAAAGTCGCCCTCGAGATTTACACCAACGAAGCGAACATCCCCCGCTGCGGTTTCGCCATGGAGTCGCTCAAACGCGCGATGAAGTGGGACGAAGAACGCTTCGGTCTGGAGTACGATCTGTCGACCTACATGATCGTCTCGACCGACGACTTCAACGCGGGCGCCATGGAGAACAAGGGCCTCAACATCTTCAACAGCCGCCTCGTGCTGGCCGATCCGAAATCGGCGACCGACTACAACTACCACATGATCGAAGCGGTCGTGGGCCACGAGTACTTCCACAACTGGACCGGCAACCGCGTGACCTTGCGCGACTGGTTCCACCTTTCGCTGAAAGAAGGACTCACCGTCTTCCGCGACCAGGAATTCTCGATGGACATGGTCAGCCGCGATCTCGTGCGCATCGACTCGGTCATCGATCTGCGTGAATCGCAGTTCGCCGAGGACGACGGCCCCAACGCGCACCCGATCCGCCCCGAATCCTGCTATGCGGTCGACAACTTCTTCACCTCGACGATCTACGAAAAGGGCTCCGAGGTGATCCGCATGATGCAAACCATGGTGGGACGCCCCGGCTTCCGCCAAGGGATGGATCTGTACTTCAAACGCCACGACGGCCAAGCGGTCATCATCGAGGACTTCGCCGCCGCGATCTCGGATGCGAACAAGCAGGACTGGAGCCAGTTCAAGCGCTGGTACTCGCAGGCCGGAACCCCGCGCGTGAAGGTCACCGAAAATTTCCAAGGCGACACCTACACCCTCACGCTCGAGCAGTCGTGCCCGTCCACACCCGGCCAGACCGAGAAGCTCCCCTTCCACATCCCGCTCATCGTGGGACTCGTCACGCGCGACGGCAAAGATCTGGAGCTCACACACCCCTCGCTGAAGAAAAACACCGAAGGCAAAACCCTCATTCACCTCATGGAGCCGAAACAAACTTTCGAATTCAAAGGCCTGAAGGAAAAGCCGCTCTTGTCTTTGAACCGCGAGTTCTCGGCGCCCATCGTGCTGGAGTGGAATCCCCCGGTGGAAGAGCTCTTCGCGCTTTACAAAATGGACAACGACGCCTTCAACCGCTTCGAAGCTGGACAAAAGCTACAGCAGCTCGAGATCGCGAAGTTCATCGACGCCGCAAAGTCGAAAAGCACGGCCGCGCTCGACCCGCGCCTGATCGAGGCGCAGATCGCGATCCTGAACGACGCGCGTTTGGACAACGCCCTCAAAAAGAAGATGGTGGAACGCCCCTCGCTGGCGAGCCTGGCGCAGTCGTTGCCGGGTTTCGACAGCGCCGCATGGAAAACGGGAATCGATGCCTTCCGCCGCGCCCAGGGTCAGGCCCTGGCCACGGTCGCCCGCGACATCTACACGAAGCTGCACGGAAAATCCGACGGCGTGCTCACGCCCGAAGCGCGCGGCGAACGCGCCCTGAAAAACTGGGCGCTGGGACAACTCTGCAACGCGGGCGAAGGCCACGCGCTTGCGGAAAAACAATTCCGCGAGACCTCCATGATGGTCGACCAGGAAATCGCCTTCGCCCTGCTGATGGAAGCCCCCGAAGCCAAAGCCCGCGAGATCGCGTCGAACTTCTACGATCAGTGGAACTCCGACTCGCTCGTCATGAACAAGTGGTGGTCTTTGCAAGCGCAGACCGAAGCGCCGTGGACCTTCGCGCGCGTGCAGGAGCTGCTGAAACATCCCGCGTTCAACATGAAGAACCCGAACTCGGTGTACGCCCTGCTCGGCCGCTTCAGCGACAACTTGATCGAGTTCCACGCCAAAGGCGGCGAAACCTACCGCTTCTTCGCGCAAGAGCTGAAAAAGATCGACGCCCTGAACCCGCAGGTGGCGGCACGTTTGTCGGGCGCCTTCGACTTCTGCCCGCGCGTCAGCCCCGCCTTGCAAGCCGAAGCGAAAAAAGCGCTCGACGGCTTGCTGGCCGATAAGCTGTCGCCGAACGCCTTCGAGATTCTGTCGAACGCACGCAAGGCCCTGGGCGCTTAA
- a CDS encoding FAD-dependent oxidoreductase → MSDQRGNRRDFLKWGVGASAGLGLAGCSTLDRIVLGDQSEDADRIVILGAGAAGLAAAYQLKKQNLPYHVYEASARIGGRIYTIPDFFRGQTVAELGAEFFTGEQKFVLDLAKELRIETTEVAEIETRARRRRLNQILPLAGANAELKRLQKSAARAEVVTGLSLADWAKARSRDAAFTSLISEWSLERYGAAPELIAAEVFAPAFDRAKNPVSLWTESRYRFRAGSNALAQAMFDRTAGFQPERTYSFRHKLIAVRRRSRGLDLVFETPSGQKSVFARHVICALPLAVLKDVDGLIEFSGPWTNASAFQVGAHSKFIYSYQERFWGTALDQSKLIDFGEGQVVWESSYRLNPLFQFRQGVLSVLWGGEAAKAAGPQHRLAIQRELESLFRKKATGELMEQAMVNWSLQPFAKGSVSYPRPGMGSEWQETSEDWVWAGEHTVGLERGTLQGALVSGVRAAEYLIQNRPQRLFPL, encoded by the coding sequence GTGTCGGATCAACGTGGAAATCGTCGGGACTTTTTGAAATGGGGCGTGGGCGCATCGGCGGGTTTGGGACTCGCGGGATGCTCGACGCTTGACCGCATCGTTTTGGGGGACCAAAGCGAGGACGCCGACCGCATCGTGATTTTGGGCGCGGGGGCCGCGGGCCTGGCCGCCGCCTACCAGCTGAAAAAACAAAATTTGCCCTACCACGTCTACGAGGCCTCGGCCCGTATCGGCGGGCGGATCTATACGATCCCGGATTTTTTCCGTGGCCAGACGGTGGCGGAACTCGGGGCCGAATTCTTCACCGGGGAGCAGAAATTCGTCTTGGATCTGGCGAAAGAGCTGCGCATCGAAACGACCGAGGTCGCAGAGATCGAAACGCGCGCGCGCCGTCGTCGCTTGAACCAGATCCTGCCGCTGGCGGGCGCGAACGCGGAGCTCAAACGTCTGCAAAAATCCGCGGCCCGTGCGGAGGTCGTCACGGGTTTGTCGCTCGCCGATTGGGCGAAGGCGCGCAGTCGCGACGCGGCCTTCACCAGTTTGATTTCCGAATGGAGCCTGGAGCGTTACGGGGCGGCCCCCGAGTTGATCGCCGCCGAGGTCTTCGCTCCGGCTTTCGACCGCGCGAAAAATCCCGTTTCGCTGTGGACCGAAAGTCGTTACCGTTTCCGCGCGGGCTCGAATGCGCTTGCGCAGGCGATGTTCGATCGCACGGCGGGCTTTCAACCCGAACGCACTTATTCTTTCCGTCACAAGTTGATCGCGGTTCGTCGTCGTTCGCGGGGACTGGATTTGGTTTTCGAAACGCCGTCGGGGCAGAAGTCCGTTTTCGCGCGGCACGTGATCTGCGCGCTGCCGCTGGCGGTGCTGAAAGACGTCGACGGCTTGATCGAATTTTCGGGGCCGTGGACGAACGCGAGCGCCTTTCAGGTCGGCGCCCATTCTAAATTTATCTACAGTTACCAGGAGCGTTTCTGGGGCACGGCGCTCGATCAATCGAAACTCATCGACTTCGGCGAAGGCCAAGTGGTGTGGGAGTCGAGTTACCGTTTGAATCCGCTGTTCCAATTCCGCCAAGGGGTTTTGTCGGTCCTTTGGGGTGGCGAGGCCGCGAAAGCCGCGGGCCCCCAACACCGGCTGGCGATTCAGCGCGAACTCGAATCGCTTTTCCGGAAAAAAGCGACGGGCGAGCTGATGGAACAGGCCATGGTGAACTGGTCGCTGCAACCCTTCGCGAAGGGCTCGGTGAGCTACCCCCGACCGGGGATGGGAAGCGAGTGGCAAGAGACCTCAGAAGACTGGGTTTGGGCGGGAGAGCACACCGTCGGTTTGGAGCGGGGAACGCTCCAAGGGGCGCTGGTTTCGGGCGTGCGGGCCGCCGAGTACCTGATTCAGAACCGGCCGCAGCGACTTTTTCCCCTGTAG
- a CDS encoding DNA-3-methyladenine glycosylase, whose protein sequence is MRQKRKLSQSEVRPRRNQNQRGLLEGHDRDVQRTRDLDSGEHQSGLRPLQRTSGLRPLPKKSSIRAAPETRAVRSAETRSAETRSAETRSSTSSRLLPVSFFRRDTELVARELIGKVLCRRLPDGRVLRGEITETEAYLGVKDAAAHTFGGRRTDRVRSMYKAGGHAYVYFVYGMHFCMNVVAQHEGCPEAALLRGVRMLDEGFPPTDGPAKLCKVMSIDRKDDGVRLWTRADGLWIEEGSGARPRLHVSARIGVDYAGAAAAWPLRFENAEFIKTKKARIVASPKRRRRTR, encoded by the coding sequence ATGCGCCAAAAACGCAAGCTTTCCCAAAGTGAAGTTCGGCCCCGCCGAAACCAAAATCAAAGAGGCCTTCTGGAAGGACATGATCGCGACGTGCAACGCACGCGGGATCTTGACTCCGGCGAGCACCAAAGCGGCTTAAGGCCGCTTCAACGGACCAGCGGCCTAAGGCCGCTTCCGAAGAAATCTTCGATTCGTGCGGCCCCGGAAACTCGGGCTGTGCGGTCGGCTGAGACGCGGTCGGCTGAGACGCGGTCGGCTGAGACGCGGTCATCTACTTCAAGCCGGCTGTTGCCGGTTTCTTTTTTTCGTCGCGACACCGAACTCGTCGCGCGCGAGCTGATCGGCAAAGTCCTGTGCCGACGTCTTCCCGACGGACGCGTTCTGCGCGGGGAGATCACCGAAACCGAAGCCTATCTGGGCGTGAAAGACGCCGCCGCGCACACCTTCGGTGGTCGCCGGACGGACCGCGTGCGCTCCATGTACAAGGCGGGCGGTCACGCCTACGTCTACTTCGTTTACGGAATGCACTTCTGCATGAACGTGGTGGCCCAGCACGAAGGCTGTCCCGAGGCCGCGCTCTTGCGCGGGGTCCGCATGCTGGATGAGGGCTTTCCGCCGACGGACGGTCCCGCGAAACTCTGCAAGGTCATGTCGATCGACCGCAAAGACGACGGCGTGCGCCTGTGGACGCGTGCGGATGGCTTATGGATCGAAGAGGGATCGGGAGCGCGACCAAGGCTGCACGTGAGCGCGCGTATCGGTGTGGACTATGCGGGCGCAGCGGCCGCGTGGCCGCTGCGGTTTGAGAACGCTGAATTCATCAAAACCAAGAAAGCGCGCATCGTCGCTTCACCGAAGAGGCGACGCCGAACGCGTTAA
- a CDS encoding 2OG-Fe(II) oxygenase encodes MAPDFDRLATDDWTLIRDFLSTEEVRALQTYWEKSATAARPARVSANVSLNTEIRGDQILWLNENEDPAVDALFVRLHQLRRELSEALFLNLHDFEAHLACYRPGARYQAHIDQPRKNGQAEGRRLISLVLYLNSNWRPEDGGELILWAEDGQSERARIAPVAGTAALFRSDTVLHEVSEAHAPRLSIAVWFRRSPTTGIF; translated from the coding sequence ATGGCCCCCGACTTCGACCGACTCGCGACCGACGACTGGACCCTGATCCGCGACTTTTTGTCGACCGAAGAGGTGCGCGCGCTGCAAACTTACTGGGAGAAAAGCGCCACCGCCGCGCGCCCCGCCCGCGTTTCGGCGAACGTTTCATTGAATACCGAGATCCGGGGGGACCAAATCCTCTGGCTCAACGAAAACGAAGATCCGGCGGTGGATGCGCTCTTCGTCCGTCTGCATCAGTTGCGGCGCGAACTCAGCGAAGCCCTTTTTTTGAACCTGCACGATTTCGAGGCGCACCTCGCCTGTTATCGTCCCGGAGCCCGCTACCAAGCGCATATCGATCAACCCCGCAAAAACGGTCAGGCCGAGGGGCGTCGGTTGATCTCGCTCGTGCTGTACCTCAACTCGAACTGGCGTCCCGAGGACGGCGGCGAGCTGATTCTGTGGGCGGAAGACGGTCAAAGTGAGCGCGCGCGCATCGCTCCCGTGGCGGGGACGGCGGCCCTTTTCCGCTCCGATACGGTTTTGCACGAAGTGAGCGAAGCCCATGCCCCCCGTTTGTCGATCGCGGTCTGGTTTCGACGCTCACCGACGACCGGGATTTTTTAG
- a CDS encoding VOC family protein: MSAQLVTITFNTRQTARMVDFYRALGAELHPDTVNKGGAVHRGVLANIELVLHSIAKPGDGAGTTNVSIRFELVGIQQIFDRIRALPGADIMMDLESMPTGRVFIALDPDGHAIEVFEPFPADHDSE, encoded by the coding sequence ATGTCGGCGCAGCTCGTGACCATCACATTTAACACCCGTCAAACCGCGCGGATGGTGGACTTCTACCGTGCGCTGGGGGCGGAACTGCATCCCGATACCGTGAACAAGGGCGGCGCCGTTCACCGGGGTGTGCTGGCCAATATCGAGCTCGTTCTGCACTCGATCGCGAAGCCGGGCGACGGTGCGGGGACGACGAATGTTTCCATTCGTTTTGAACTCGTCGGTATTCAGCAGATTTTTGACCGCATCCGCGCTTTGCCGGGGGCGGACATCATGATGGATCTGGAGAGCATGCCCACGGGGCGCGTCTTCATCGCGCTCGATCCCGATGGTCACGCCATCGAGGTTTTTGAGCCCTTCCCGGCGGATCACGATTCGGAATAA
- a CDS encoding ABC transporter ATP-binding protein yields MSSPRLLAEILFTRPWFRVLLISLSAGSAVAGLFAAFAQKEFVDLMLGKALLIEGLELHPIAWLAASFVGLLLSLVLSQAVNYVGAKESLWMQGRLAQRLYDRILKLQSSDLRGRSVGEIVAIYTTDIPGATILVEQSMPQCFNILFPLILAPAALVYLFELPLSFVIAVLAGVIAINLVLALRQSRFFSIFKRLAAERVGLVNEWVQNIRTLRVLGLMEPFETKLLEVREIETMNRIKMVTNGQTMNAVSSSMTFVINVLFILVLVRLHPAQVTPGSLLALLWIVGIFMTRPFRQIPWFFTFVFDGWTSLKRLAGALSLTSVPPQIAKSATVANEPALTVRDLNLRIYGQQLLSGIDLDLREGEFVAVVGEVGSGKSLLFQCLLAEAPAEFKAYRILGEDMSGRGSPEIRRHFAFVPQEGFTMSATLLENVAFDYHSKTTEETLREEIEGALALAEFRSSQERMNGGLTTEIGERGVNLSGGQKQRISLARAVYSKAPILLLDDTFSALDTETETKLIDGLFATRWKNRTCLLATHRLSVLSKVSRIYFMGEGRILDVGTWSELRGRSKAFNDFVHSVEAREAAQTPAITKSAPRPAPAEEILPPENPAEVISED; encoded by the coding sequence ATGTCGTCGCCGCGACTTCTTGCCGAAATCCTATTCACGCGGCCTTGGTTCCGAGTGCTCCTGATCAGCCTGTCCGCCGGTTCGGCGGTCGCGGGCCTTTTTGCGGCTTTCGCGCAAAAAGAGTTCGTCGATCTGATGCTCGGAAAAGCGCTGCTCATCGAGGGGCTTGAGCTGCATCCCATCGCGTGGCTCGCCGCGAGCTTCGTCGGACTTCTGCTGAGTCTCGTCCTCTCCCAAGCGGTGAACTACGTCGGCGCGAAAGAGTCCCTGTGGATGCAGGGCCGTTTGGCGCAAAGGCTGTACGACCGCATTCTCAAATTGCAAAGCTCGGATCTGCGCGGGCGCTCGGTCGGGGAAATCGTCGCGATCTATACGACCGACATCCCCGGGGCGACGATTCTGGTCGAGCAGTCCATGCCCCAGTGCTTCAACATCCTTTTCCCGCTGATCCTGGCGCCCGCGGCGCTGGTTTATCTGTTCGAGCTGCCGCTCAGCTTCGTGATCGCGGTGCTGGCGGGCGTGATCGCGATCAATCTGGTCCTCGCCCTTCGCCAAAGCCGTTTCTTCTCGATCTTCAAACGCCTGGCCGCCGAACGCGTGGGCCTCGTGAACGAATGGGTGCAGAACATCCGCACGCTCCGCGTGCTCGGACTGATGGAGCCGTTCGAAACGAAATTACTCGAGGTTCGCGAAATCGAAACCATGAACCGGATCAAGATGGTGACCAACGGGCAAACGATGAACGCCGTCTCGAGCTCGATGACCTTCGTCATCAACGTCCTTTTCATTTTGGTCTTGGTGCGCCTGCACCCCGCGCAAGTGACGCCCGGAAGTTTACTGGCGCTGCTTTGGATCGTCGGGATCTTCATGACCCGACCTTTCCGCCAGATCCCGTGGTTCTTCACTTTCGTTTTCGACGGTTGGACCAGCTTGAAACGTCTGGCCGGTGCGCTGTCGCTGACCTCCGTTCCCCCGCAGATCGCGAAGTCCGCGACCGTCGCGAACGAGCCCGCCCTGACCGTACGTGATCTGAATCTGCGCATCTACGGACAACAACTTCTGAGCGGGATCGATCTGGATCTGCGCGAGGGTGAATTCGTCGCGGTCGTGGGCGAAGTCGGCTCGGGGAAAAGTTTGCTTTTCCAATGCCTGCTGGCCGAGGCGCCCGCCGAATTCAAAGCCTACCGCATTTTGGGCGAAGATATGTCCGGCCGCGGCTCCCCCGAGATCCGCCGCCACTTCGCGTTCGTCCCCCAAGAGGGCTTCACGATGAGCGCGACGCTGTTGGAAAACGTCGCCTTCGATTACCACTCCAAAACCACCGAAGAGACTTTGCGCGAAGAGATCGAAGGCGCGCTCGCGCTCGCGGAGTTCCGCAGCTCGCAAGAACGAATGAACGGGGGTTTGACCACGGAAATCGGCGAGCGCGGCGTGAATCTTTCGGGCGGACAGAAACAGCGGATCAGCCTGGCCCGCGCGGTCTACAGCAAAGCCCCGATCCTGCTTCTGGACGACACCTTCAGCGCGCTCGACACCGAAACCGAGACGAAACTGATCGACGGGCTGTTCGCGACGCGCTGGAAAAATCGCACCTGCCTGCTGGCCACCCATCGTTTGAGCGTTCTGTCCAAAGTCAGTCGCATCTACTTCATGGGGGAAGGTCGAATTCTCGACGTCGGCACCTGGAGCGAACTGCGCGGACGTTCGAAAGCCTTCAACGACTTCGTCCATAGCGTCGAGGCCCGCGAGGCCGCGCAGACCCCCGCGATCACGAAAAGCGCGCCGCGCCCCGCGCCGGCCGAGGAAATCCTGCCGCCCGAGAATCCGGCCGAGGTGATCAGTGAGGACTGA
- the folE gene encoding GTP cyclohydrolase I FolE: MTTKRAQAKSSKSKKAPTKSSAKPALERPHETELTVAQILRQVRPTPVTMNSLSDAEKIQRISGHFTEILKVLGLDLKNDSIKNTPNRIAKMYVSEIFSGLNAENFPKITVIDNEMNYDQMVHVRDIEVMSVCEHHFQTIDGLATVAYIPNKKVIGLSKINRIVQFFARRPQVQERLTKQIADCLQAVLETEHVAVQIRAKHYCVIARGVQDCQSSTSTSDLRGHFKTRPETRAEFLTRN; the protein is encoded by the coding sequence ATGACTACCAAAAGAGCTCAGGCTAAATCTTCCAAATCCAAGAAAGCACCCACGAAATCGTCGGCGAAGCCGGCGCTCGAGCGTCCGCACGAAACCGAGCTGACGGTCGCCCAGATTTTGCGTCAGGTGCGTCCGACGCCGGTCACGATGAACTCCCTTTCCGACGCCGAGAAGATTCAGAGGATCTCGGGGCACTTCACCGAAATCCTGAAGGTGCTTGGACTCGATCTGAAAAACGACTCCATCAAGAACACGCCGAACCGGATCGCGAAGATGTACGTCTCGGAGATTTTCAGCGGCCTGAACGCCGAGAACTTCCCGAAGATCACGGTCATCGACAACGAGATGAATTACGATCAGATGGTGCACGTGCGCGACATCGAAGTGATGAGCGTCTGCGAACACCACTTCCAAACCATCGACGGGCTGGCGACGGTGGCCTACATCCCGAACAAAAAGGTCATCGGTCTTTCGAAGATCAACCGCATCGTGCAGTTCTTCGCGCGCCGTCCGCAGGTACAAGAGCGTCTGACCAAACAGATCGCCGACTGTCTGCAAGCGGTGCTCGAGACCGAGCACGTGGCGGTGCAGATCCGCGCGAAGCACTACTGCGTGATCGCGCGCGGGGTGCAGGACTGCCAAAGTTCGACCTCCACGTCGGATCTGCGCGGCCACTTCAAAACGCGTCCCGAAACCCGCGCCGAATTCCTGACGCGGAACTAG
- the ahpF gene encoding alkyl hydroperoxide reductase subunit F, whose translation MLDPQMLEQLRSVFEKLENVVELLVEPSEHPDRAELVEMLSEVASTSPKIRVVDSENSKPVAGPQFRIRTTDGKAPRETGIVFRAIPGGHEFTTLIIAILNADLKGKMPDPAMAARIKRLNKNIRVQTFISLTCENCPDVVQALNQIAILHGSFHHEIIDGGYAQDEVNAIGIQGVPSLVVDSKLIHSGRSNMLDLLSKLEAQFGVDQSVQDVPVDMNLGHFDVLVIGGGPAGASAAIYSVRKGLSTAIITEKIGGQVQETKGIENLISVVYTEGPQLAAQLSQHISHYPVKLLENRRVKKIEKGSKPKRIELESGEHLTAESIIVATGAKWRELGVEGEKEYLGRGVAFCPHCDGPFYKGKPIAVIGGGNSGVEAAIDLAGIVKHVTVFEFNADLKADRILVDKLKSLPNVTIITNAKTSKIVGDGGKVTAIEYVDRQTEKTEKLTLDGIFVQIGLIPNSGFLKETVDLSKFGEIKVDEKGRTSEPGIYAAGDVTTTPYKQIVIAMGEGAKAALAAFEDRMYHAG comes from the coding sequence ATGCTCGACCCGCAAATGTTAGAACAACTCCGCAGCGTCTTTGAAAAACTCGAGAACGTCGTCGAGCTCCTTGTCGAGCCGTCGGAACATCCCGATCGCGCCGAGCTTGTCGAGATGCTGAGCGAAGTCGCGAGCACCTCGCCGAAAATCCGCGTCGTTGACTCCGAAAACTCCAAACCCGTGGCCGGGCCGCAGTTCCGCATCCGCACGACCGACGGCAAAGCCCCGCGCGAAACCGGCATCGTCTTCCGCGCGATCCCCGGCGGACACGAGTTCACAACTCTCATCATCGCGATTCTGAACGCCGACCTCAAAGGCAAGATGCCCGATCCCGCCATGGCCGCGCGGATCAAACGCCTGAATAAAAATATCCGCGTGCAGACCTTCATCTCGCTGACCTGCGAGAACTGCCCCGACGTCGTCCAGGCGCTGAACCAGATCGCCATCCTGCACGGCAGCTTCCACCACGAGATCATCGACGGCGGCTACGCGCAGGACGAAGTGAACGCCATCGGCATCCAAGGCGTCCCGAGCCTCGTCGTGGATTCGAAACTCATCCACTCGGGCCGCAGCAATATGCTGGATCTTCTGAGCAAACTGGAAGCGCAGTTCGGCGTCGACCAGAGCGTCCAGGACGTCCCCGTCGACATGAACCTCGGCCACTTCGACGTCCTCGTCATCGGCGGCGGTCCCGCGGGCGCGAGCGCCGCGATCTACTCGGTCCGCAAAGGCCTTTCCACCGCGATCATCACCGAAAAAATCGGCGGCCAGGTCCAAGAGACGAAAGGGATCGAGAATCTGATCTCGGTCGTTTACACGGAAGGCCCGCAGCTCGCCGCGCAGCTGAGCCAGCACATCAGCCACTATCCGGTGAAGCTCTTGGAAAACCGCCGCGTGAAGAAAATCGAGAAAGGCTCAAAACCCAAACGCATCGAACTCGAAAGCGGTGAACACCTGACCGCCGAGTCGATCATCGTCGCCACCGGCGCGAAGTGGCGCGAGCTCGGCGTCGAGGGTGAGAAGGAATACCTCGGCCGCGGCGTCGCCTTCTGTCCGCACTGTGACGGCCCCTTCTACAAAGGAAAACCCATCGCCGTCATCGGCGGCGGAAACTCCGGCGTGGAGGCCGCGATCGATCTGGCGGGCATCGTGAAACACGTGACCGTTTTCGAATTCAATGCGGATCTCAAAGCCGACCGCATCCTGGTGGACAAGCTGAAGTCGCTGCCGAACGTGACGATCATCACGAACGCGAAAACCTCGAAGATCGTCGGCGACGGCGGCAAGGTGACCGCGATCGAATACGTCGATCGCCAAACCGAAAAGACCGAAAAGCTCACCCTCGACGGCATTTTCGTGCAGATCGGTTTGATCCCGAACAGCGGCTTTCTGAAAGAGACCGTGGACCTTTCCAAGTTCGGCGAAATCAAAGTCGACGAGAAAGGCCGCACGTCCGAACCCGGCATCTACGCCGCGGGCGACGTGACGACCACGCCCTACAAACAGATCGTGATCGCCATGGGTGAAGGCGCGAAAGCGGCGCTCGCCGCGTTCGAAGACCGCATGTACCACGCGGGTTAA